In a single window of the Raphanus sativus cultivar WK10039 chromosome 9, ASM80110v3, whole genome shotgun sequence genome:
- the LOC108825160 gene encoding uncharacterized protein LOC108825160, producing the protein MAEKIQCLRLSQEGVEDAFIWQPIKFGIYSVKSGYHSAVTPSRPLNPITELNWYKDVWLGNYSQKLKVFIWSVIQRALPFGENLQRRGFTTNVSCKRCGATESVMHMFFNCQYAQQVWNLAPINNAAHLAAQVNFEGALVGSRNTICLPPTGVSENVFPWICWHLWLSRNQLLFENRDISLAETILRSIASAREWISAQGTNAITSKVGVLPTEIDHPPIGDQQLTRSFTDAAWNKDTFTAGLGWIFSDQSGQIGRGSEVQEFVSSPLMAEALACRSMLHHAITSNIENLRVSSDNQTLIKAIKSNRLEKEIFGVVSDIKSLSACFTSISLSFVSSSKNVDADRLAKAVLYDPASASISVMGLGLG; encoded by the coding sequence ATGGCTGAGAAGATTCAATGCTTGCGGCTTAGTCAAGAGGGAGTGGAGGATGCCTTCATTTGGCAACCAATTAAGTTCGGAATTTACTCTGTGAAATCCGGATACCACTCAGCCGTGACACCAAGCCGCCCTTTGAATCCTATCACTGAGCTAAACTGGTACAAAGATGTATGGCTGGGGAACTACTCCCAAAAACTGAAGGTGTTCATCTGGTCGGTGATTCAACGAGCCCTGCCTTTTGGAGAGAACTTGCAGAGAAGAGGCTTCACCACAAATGTTTCATGTAAAAGATGCGGAGCAACAGAGTCTGTAATGCATATGTTTTTCAACTGTCAATATGCACAACAAGTCTGGAACTTAGCCCCTATCAACAACGCCGCTCACCTAGCGGCACAAGTCAACTTTGAAGGAGCCTTAGTGGGTTCTCGCAACACAATCTGCCTACCCCCAACAGGAGTATCGGAGAACGTCTTTCCTTGGATTTGTTGGCACCTTTGGCTGTCAAGAAATCAACTGCTTTTCGAAAACAGAGATATCTCCCTAGCGGAAACCATTCTCCGTAGTATCGCCTCAGCCCGAGAATGGATCTCTGCACAAGGAACAAACGCGATCACTTCTAAGGTCGGAGTGCTCCCAACGGAGATAGATCATCCACCGATAGGAGACCAGCAACTTACTAGAAGCTTTACGGACGCCGCGTGGAACAAAGATACCTTCACAGCGGGTCTGGGATGGATCTTCTCTGATCAATCAGGACAGATAGGAAGGGGCTCAGAGGTTCAAGAGTTTGTCAGCTCTCCTCTGATGGCAGAAGCGCTTGCATGCAGATCAATGTTACATCACGCCATTACAAGCAATATTGAGAACCTTCGGGTTTCCTCGGACAACCAAACGCTAATCAAAGCAATAAAAAGCAACCGGCTGGAAAAAGAGATCTTCGGTGTTGTCTCCGACATCAAGAGCCTCTCCGCCTGCTTCACTTCTATCTCTTTATCTTTTGTCTCTAGTTCAAAAAACGTTGACGCTGATCGATTGGCAAAAGCAGTCCTTTATGATCCTGCTTCTGCTTCCATTTCTGTGATGGGCCTAGGCCTGGGCTGA